One Nocardia iowensis DNA window includes the following coding sequences:
- a CDS encoding S28 family serine protease, with product MTARTSTRQPLVLVLLLALLATVTAAACTPADDLRARVQAIPGMRLIAEKPAPGGYLLELAFRQPTDHRQPDQGNFEQRLTLLHKSTDRPTVLYTGGYDLNPDPAFRAEPTELLDGNQIITEQRYFGSSRPNPVDWTKLDIWQAATDHHRLIQALRTIYRGAWISAGASKGGMASVYHRRFYPGDVAGTVAYSAPDNIDDSDNTAYDRFVEQVGTPECRAALEVVQRELLLRRNEIADRLANWAQRAGYTLDTVGSADRVVELTTLQVPMYFWMHKNPADCAGIPAPDAPTDSLYAWFDDLVQLLSYVDQGLAVALPSFYQLGTQLGTARFSAPHLTDLLRYPGIQEMRTYIPQQIPLHFQTDAMSDIDNWVRHEATELLVIYGEYDLARAKSFRTAPGNRDAKVYLAPATNHLARIATLAPADRAEASATLERWSAA from the coding sequence ATGACCGCCAGAACTTCGACACGGCAGCCGCTCGTGCTGGTGCTACTCCTGGCGCTACTGGCCACCGTCACGGCGGCCGCCTGCACGCCCGCCGACGATCTCCGCGCCCGTGTCCAGGCCATCCCCGGCATGCGGTTGATCGCCGAGAAACCAGCGCCCGGCGGATACCTGCTCGAACTCGCCTTCCGTCAACCCACCGACCACCGGCAACCCGATCAAGGCAACTTCGAACAGCGACTTACCCTCCTGCACAAGTCAACTGACCGACCCACGGTCCTCTACACCGGCGGCTACGACCTCAACCCGGACCCGGCTTTCCGCGCCGAACCCACCGAACTCCTGGACGGCAACCAAATCATCACCGAACAGCGATATTTCGGCAGCTCCCGCCCAAACCCGGTGGACTGGACCAAACTCGACATCTGGCAGGCCGCGACCGACCATCATCGACTGATCCAGGCGCTGCGGACGATCTACCGGGGCGCGTGGATCTCCGCCGGAGCCAGTAAGGGCGGAATGGCCTCGGTCTATCACCGGCGTTTCTACCCTGGCGACGTAGCGGGCACCGTCGCGTACAGCGCACCCGACAACATCGACGACAGCGACAACACCGCCTACGACCGCTTTGTCGAGCAGGTCGGCACACCCGAATGCCGCGCGGCGCTCGAGGTCGTCCAACGCGAATTGCTGTTGCGGCGCAACGAAATAGCCGACCGTCTGGCCAACTGGGCACAGCGTGCGGGCTACACCTTGGACACCGTCGGGAGCGCCGACCGCGTGGTGGAACTGACCACTCTGCAAGTGCCCATGTACTTTTGGATGCACAAGAACCCCGCTGACTGCGCGGGCATCCCTGCGCCCGACGCCCCGACCGACTCGCTCTACGCGTGGTTCGACGACTTGGTCCAGCTCCTGTCCTATGTCGACCAGGGTCTCGCCGTCGCCCTCCCGTCCTTTTATCAACTGGGCACTCAACTCGGCACCGCCCGCTTCTCAGCACCACATTTGACAGATCTACTGCGTTATCCGGGTATCCAGGAAATGCGCACCTATATCCCGCAGCAGATCCCGCTCCATTTCCAAACGGACGCAATGTCGGACATCGACAATTGGGTCCGGCACGAAGCCACCGAGTTGCTCGTCATCTACGGCGAATACGACTTGGCCCGCGCCAAGTCATTCCGCACCGCCCCCGGCAATCGAGACGCCAAGGTCTACCTGGCTCCAGCCACCAACCATCTCGCCCGCATCGCCACGCTGGCCCCGGCCGACCGTGCGGAAGCGAGCGCGACTCTCGAACGCTGGTCCGCAGCTTGA
- a CDS encoding chitin binding peritrophin-A domain-containing protein has product MKRNSLVCRTGVLAAGTVVAVLPSLGVATMTLGTMAAVDLPEGAGRDIAVRQYQVIPIETVSDFCAGHNRGDGYYAHPHDKAVFYRCIDSGNQRVATYQFRCPDKAWYDADRLVCVARVPR; this is encoded by the coding sequence ATGAAGCGAAACAGCCTGGTGTGCCGTACGGGCGTCCTTGCCGCCGGGACCGTTGTCGCGGTGCTGCCGTCCCTCGGTGTGGCGACCATGACGCTCGGCACTATGGCCGCGGTGGATTTGCCCGAAGGCGCCGGACGCGACATCGCGGTGCGGCAATATCAGGTCATCCCGATCGAAACCGTCTCGGACTTCTGCGCGGGCCACAACAGAGGCGACGGTTATTACGCCCATCCGCACGACAAAGCCGTCTTCTACCGATGCATAGATTCCGGAAACCAACGCGTAGCTACATATCAGTTTCGGTGTCCCGATAAAGCCTGGTACGACGCGGATCGGTTGGTCTGCGTTGCGCGCGTACCTCGCTGA